A section of the Terriglobia bacterium genome encodes:
- a CDS encoding ABC transporter permease — protein MSRLEDILGQSVEALRAHKLRASLTILGLMMGVATLITVMTIVQGANVYVESKIANLGTDVFQMARTPFVVTDFEQVIKALRYKRMEVDDLRAVSERCHTCLLVGASASTSLHVRYRGKELQDINMIGHTANMASIDTRTLELGRYFSDSEDRQMTSVCIIGQSLVDEFFPGMNPIGQTLRVGNEEFRVIGTMERIGSVLGQEQDNFLIVPLRTYLRQLGTRSSLTINVKTAGSGAAFDQAMDEARLVLRGRRHLQPEQPEDFFIGTKESYISLWKSISGAFFAVFVMVSSISAVVGGIVIMNVMLVSVTERTKEIGVRRAMGATQRDIRRQFLLESVLQCMIGGAAGIVGGFVCAVALRNFTSFPASVQTWVALLGLFLSSAIGLFFGIYPATRAARLDPVEALRAE, from the coding sequence GTGTCCCGGCTTGAGGACATCCTGGGGCAGAGCGTGGAAGCGTTGCGGGCGCACAAACTGCGCGCCTCACTGACCATCCTCGGCCTGATGATGGGCGTGGCCACGCTGATCACGGTCATGACCATCGTCCAGGGCGCCAACGTGTACGTCGAGAGCAAGATTGCCAACCTCGGCACCGACGTCTTCCAGATGGCGCGCACCCCCTTCGTGGTCACCGACTTCGAGCAGGTGATCAAGGCGCTGCGCTACAAGCGCATGGAGGTGGACGACCTGCGCGCCGTCAGCGAGCGCTGCCATACCTGTCTCCTGGTCGGCGCCTCCGCCAGCACCTCGCTCCATGTTCGCTACAGGGGCAAAGAACTGCAGGACATCAACATGATCGGCCACACCGCCAATATGGCCTCCATCGACACGCGCACGCTGGAGCTGGGGCGCTATTTCAGCGACTCGGAGGACCGGCAAATGACCAGCGTGTGCATCATCGGCCAGTCGCTGGTGGACGAGTTCTTCCCCGGGATGAACCCGATCGGGCAGACGCTGCGCGTGGGCAACGAGGAATTCCGCGTCATCGGGACCATGGAGCGGATCGGCTCGGTGCTGGGCCAGGAACAGGACAACTTCCTCATCGTGCCGCTGCGCACCTATCTGCGGCAGCTGGGAACGCGTTCCAGCCTCACCATCAACGTGAAGACCGCCGGCTCCGGGGCGGCGTTCGACCAGGCCATGGACGAGGCGCGGCTGGTGCTGCGCGGACGCCGCCACCTCCAGCCCGAGCAGCCGGAAGACTTCTTCATCGGCACCAAGGAGAGCTACATCTCTCTGTGGAAGTCCATCAGCGGCGCCTTTTTCGCCGTGTTCGTGATGGTGAGCTCGATCTCGGCGGTGGTCGGCGGCATCGTAATCATGAACGTCATGCTGGTGAGCGTGACCGAGCGCACCAAGGAGATCGGCGTGCGCCGCGCCATGGGCGCTACCCAGCGCGACATCCGCCGGCAGTTCCTGCTGGAGAGCGTGCTGCAATGCATGATCGGCGGCGCGGCCGGCATCGTGGGCGGCTTCGTGTGCGCCGTCGCGCTGCGCAATTTCACCTCCTTCCCGGCCTCGGTGCAGACTTGGGTGGCGCTGCTGGGGCTGTTCCTCAGCTCGGCGATCGGGCTGTTTTTCGGCATCTACCCGGCGACCCGCGCCGCACGGCTCGACCCCGTCGAAGCCTTGAGGGCTGAATAG
- a CDS encoding S41 family peptidase — translation MSRSLKITILSVSVAVVLFAIWGGLGAKASTNDGAYRQLGVYSEVLSRVRTEYVEDPDIPKVTDGALHGLLESLDANSSYLNPAQYKDYKEHRADGKGTIGAAVSKRYGYAAVISTIPGGPADKAGVEKADIIEAIEGRSTREMSLAEIHTLLTGQPGSNVNLSIVRTRKVEPQKITITRSIVTVPPATDKMLEDGIGYIKVNALNKGKAQEIASRIKELEKGGAKRLILDLRNVAMGEEDEGIATANLFLNHGVITYIQGQKYPRKTFDADPAKAITNLPTLPLAVLVNRGTAGPAEIVAAAVLENARGDVVGDKTFGVGSVQNLINLPDGSALILSIAKYYSPNGKAIQDTAVTPNVLVADQDDDAVLPDDTETEPNPSEERKTNKEDEQLHRAIELLKTKQVKA, via the coding sequence ATGTCAAGAAGCCTGAAGATCACAATCCTAAGCGTTTCGGTAGCCGTCGTGTTGTTCGCCATCTGGGGAGGGCTGGGTGCGAAGGCCTCGACCAACGATGGCGCATACCGCCAGCTCGGCGTATACAGCGAAGTGCTTTCCCGCGTCCGCACCGAGTACGTCGAGGACCCCGACATCCCCAAGGTCACCGACGGCGCCCTGCACGGGCTGCTGGAGTCGCTGGACGCCAACTCCAGCTACCTGAACCCCGCCCAGTACAAGGATTACAAAGAGCACAGAGCGGACGGGAAGGGGACCATCGGCGCGGCCGTCTCCAAGCGCTACGGCTACGCGGCGGTGATCTCGACCATCCCCGGCGGGCCGGCCGACAAGGCGGGGGTCGAGAAAGCCGACATCATCGAGGCCATCGAGGGCCGCAGCACGCGCGAGATGTCCCTGGCGGAGATCCATACGCTGCTCACCGGCCAGCCGGGCTCCAACGTGAACCTTTCCATCGTGCGCACGCGCAAAGTGGAGCCGCAGAAGATCACCATCACGCGCAGTATCGTGACCGTCCCGCCCGCCACCGACAAGATGCTCGAGGACGGTATCGGTTACATCAAAGTGAACGCCCTGAACAAGGGCAAGGCGCAGGAGATCGCCTCCAGGATCAAAGAACTGGAGAAGGGTGGCGCGAAGAGGCTCATCCTCGACCTGCGCAACGTGGCCATGGGCGAGGAGGACGAGGGCATCGCCACCGCCAACCTGTTCCTGAACCACGGGGTCATCACCTACATCCAGGGGCAGAAGTATCCGCGGAAGACCTTCGACGCGGATCCGGCCAAGGCCATCACCAACCTGCCGACCTTGCCGCTGGCGGTGCTGGTGAACCGCGGGACCGCCGGCCCGGCGGAGATCGTGGCTGCCGCGGTTCTGGAGAACGCTCGCGGCGACGTGGTCGGCGACAAGACCTTTGGCGTCGGCTCGGTGCAGAACCTGATCAACCTGCCCGACGGCTCGGCGCTTATCCTATCGATCGCCAAGTACTACAGCCCCAACGGCAAGGCCATCCAGGACACCGCGGTGACACCCAACGTCCTGGTCGCCGACCAGGACGACGACGCTGTCCTGCCCGACGACACGGAGACGGAGCCGAATCCGTCCGAAGAACGCAAGACGAACAAGGAAGACGAACAGCTCCACCGTGCCATCGAACTGCTGAAGACCAAGCAGGTGAAAGCCTAA
- a CDS encoding PBP1A family penicillin-binding protein → MALYSDLPPVSVGGRKYVGRVVFALMMLAAAVLGAAAGLLIVYTTDLPQVTELERYRPSSVTELYDDQGRVIGSFALQRRVIASYEDFPKVLRDAVISTEDKDFEKHWGINFGRVLGAAYKDIVAGSKAQGASTLTMQLSRNLFLTADRTYGRKLQEIMLSIQIERRFTKPQIFTLYSNQIFLGHGVYGFEAGAQYYFNKHAKDLKLEEAAMLAALPKAPSYYSPINNPDRCFRRRNLVIDNMVEDGKITKQEGERAKRAPLKLNVQTGTNWLAPYFVEEVRRYLEKKYGSDEVHSGGLRVYTSLNMDLQKAANQAVLDGVAAYERRHGWKSRLKNVVALGIALDAYDNPDWEQPIETNGYVHALVTAVSDKAATVKLGRYTGAITAAEMKWTAHKRPIEILSVGDIAYLKVVALTADGAAKVQLEQDSGAQGALLAIDNSTGDIKAMVGGRDFDESKFNRATQALRQVGSSFKPYLYTAVMDNGGSPDDVVLDAPITFSTASGPYTPHNYDGKFEGNITLRRAIAFSRNIPALKLEQKIGIDKVIEYTRRFGITSPLPPVLPLALGAADITLYEQTAAFSTFPNDGVRVTPRYLRKVTDYDGRVLEEDYPEVKDVISAQTARVMVSLLEGVVQHGTGYAATALKHPLGGKTGTTNDFTDAWFIGFSPSITCGVWVGFDEKKTLGNRETGAMAALPIWMQFMKVALVGHDKEDFARPPEIPRNISVKLDTPDVSPGDGEAH, encoded by the coding sequence ATGGCGCTTTATTCGGATCTTCCCCCAGTCAGTGTCGGCGGACGGAAGTACGTCGGCCGGGTGGTCTTTGCGCTCATGATGCTGGCCGCGGCTGTCCTGGGCGCGGCGGCGGGCCTGCTCATCGTCTACACCACCGACCTGCCCCAGGTCACCGAACTGGAGCGTTACCGCCCCAGCTCCGTGACCGAACTGTACGACGACCAGGGCCGCGTGATCGGCTCGTTCGCGCTCCAGCGGCGCGTCATCGCTTCCTACGAGGATTTTCCCAAGGTCCTGCGCGACGCGGTCATCTCCACCGAAGACAAGGATTTCGAGAAGCACTGGGGCATCAATTTCGGGCGCGTCCTGGGAGCGGCCTACAAGGACATCGTGGCCGGCAGCAAGGCGCAAGGTGCGTCGACGCTGACCATGCAGCTTTCCCGCAACCTGTTCCTCACCGCCGACCGCACCTACGGACGCAAGCTCCAGGAGATCATGCTCTCCATCCAGATCGAGCGGCGCTTCACCAAGCCGCAGATCTTCACTCTGTACTCCAACCAGATCTTCCTCGGGCACGGCGTGTACGGTTTCGAGGCCGGCGCCCAGTACTACTTCAACAAGCACGCCAAGGACCTCAAGCTGGAGGAAGCGGCGATGCTGGCGGCCCTGCCCAAGGCGCCGAGCTACTACTCCCCCATCAACAATCCCGACCGTTGCTTCCGCCGGCGGAACCTGGTGATCGACAACATGGTCGAGGACGGCAAGATCACCAAGCAGGAGGGCGAGCGTGCCAAGAGGGCCCCGCTCAAGCTCAACGTGCAGACGGGTACCAACTGGCTGGCGCCCTACTTCGTCGAGGAAGTCCGCCGGTATCTGGAGAAGAAGTACGGCAGCGACGAGGTGCACAGCGGCGGCCTGCGCGTGTACACGTCACTCAACATGGATCTGCAGAAGGCCGCCAACCAGGCCGTGCTCGACGGCGTAGCCGCCTACGAACGCCGCCACGGATGGAAAAGCCGCCTGAAGAACGTGGTAGCGCTGGGCATCGCACTCGACGCTTACGACAATCCAGACTGGGAACAGCCCATCGAGACCAATGGCTATGTGCACGCGCTCGTCACCGCCGTTAGCGATAAGGCGGCGACGGTGAAGTTGGGACGCTACACCGGCGCCATCACCGCCGCGGAGATGAAGTGGACCGCCCACAAGAGGCCGATCGAGATCCTATCCGTGGGCGACATCGCGTACCTGAAAGTAGTGGCGCTCACGGCGGACGGCGCCGCCAAGGTCCAGTTGGAGCAGGATTCCGGCGCGCAAGGGGCGCTGCTGGCCATCGACAACTCCACCGGCGACATCAAGGCGATGGTCGGCGGGCGCGATTTCGATGAGTCCAAGTTCAACCGCGCCACCCAGGCGCTGCGCCAAGTGGGCTCGTCGTTCAAGCCCTATCTATACACGGCGGTGATGGACAACGGCGGCTCGCCCGACGATGTCGTCCTCGACGCCCCCATCACCTTCTCCACCGCCTCTGGCCCGTACACGCCGCACAACTACGACGGCAAGTTCGAAGGCAACATCACCCTACGGCGCGCCATCGCGTTCTCGCGCAACATTCCCGCGCTGAAGCTGGAGCAAAAGATCGGGATCGACAAGGTCATCGAGTACACACGGCGCTTCGGCATCACCTCACCGCTGCCGCCGGTGCTGCCGCTGGCGCTGGGCGCCGCCGACATCACCTTGTACGAGCAGACCGCCGCCTTCAGCACCTTTCCCAACGACGGCGTCCGCGTCACCCCGCGCTACCTCCGCAAGGTCACCGATTACGACGGGCGCGTGCTGGAGGAGGACTATCCTGAGGTAAAGGACGTCATCAGCGCCCAGACCGCGCGCGTGATGGTGTCGCTGCTGGAGGGGGTGGTGCAGCACGGCACCGGGTACGCGGCCACAGCGCTGAAGCATCCCCTGGGTGGCAAGACGGGCACCACCAACGATTTCACCGACGCTTGGTTCATCGGCTTCTCGCCTTCGATCACCTGCGGCGTATGGGTGGGCTTCGACGAGAAGAAAACGCTGGGCAACAGGGAGACGGGCGCGATGGCCGCGCTGCCCATCTGGATGCAGTTCATGAAGGTCGCCCTGGTCGGCCACGACAAGGAAGACTTCGCCCGGCCGCCGGAGATCCCGCGCAACATCTCCGTCAAGCTCGACACGCCGGATGTTTCTCCCGGAGACGGCGAAGCGCACTGA
- a CDS encoding aspartate aminotransferase family protein codes for MSKREELIRKQKEFIFPSVSTFYSEPLVLDRGNMQHVWDIDGREYLDFFGGIVTVSVGHCNPRVTSKLKAQVDKLQHVSTSFVTEPMVALAEKLASIAPRGIKKSYFTNSGTEANETAVQIARMHTGNYELVVLRHGYSGRSSVARAMTGMNTWRKATLEVGIVHAMNPYCYRCPMGLKYPDCGVACAKDVENVIQTSTTGRIAGFLAEPIQGVAGFITPPKEYFKIVFNIVKQYGGDFIADEVQTAWGRTGHKWWGIEHWEVEPDILTSAKGLANGHPVGLTMARPEIADSFQGLTISTFGGNPVTCATAKAVIEVMEEDDLRTNAAIVGGYFRQKLEELQEKHKLIGEVRGMGLMQALELVEDRDTKQPSPAGTNAVLEECRKAGLLVGKGGLYGNVIRMSPPLNITKGDVDEAHRMLDQAFAAVEAARSKAAAKVEPATAGAR; via the coding sequence ATGTCGAAGCGCGAAGAACTCATCCGCAAGCAGAAGGAATTCATCTTTCCCTCGGTCTCGACCTTTTATTCCGAGCCGCTGGTGCTCGACCGCGGGAACATGCAGCACGTGTGGGACATCGACGGCCGGGAGTACCTGGACTTTTTCGGCGGCATCGTGACCGTGAGCGTCGGCCACTGCAACCCACGGGTCACTTCCAAGCTGAAGGCGCAGGTGGACAAGCTGCAGCACGTCTCCACCAGCTTCGTCACCGAGCCGATGGTGGCGCTGGCGGAAAAGCTGGCCTCCATCGCTCCCCGCGGCATCAAGAAGTCGTACTTCACCAACAGCGGCACCGAAGCCAACGAGACCGCCGTCCAGATCGCGCGCATGCACACCGGCAACTACGAGCTGGTGGTGCTGCGCCACGGCTACAGCGGCCGCTCCTCGGTGGCGCGCGCCATGACCGGCATGAACACCTGGCGCAAGGCGACGCTCGAGGTCGGCATCGTGCACGCCATGAACCCGTACTGCTACCGCTGCCCCATGGGGCTGAAGTATCCCGACTGCGGCGTGGCCTGCGCCAAGGACGTGGAGAACGTCATCCAGACCTCCACCACGGGACGCATCGCGGGCTTCCTGGCCGAGCCCATCCAGGGTGTGGCCGGGTTCATCACTCCGCCGAAGGAGTATTTCAAGATCGTCTTCAACATCGTGAAGCAGTACGGCGGCGACTTCATCGCCGACGAGGTGCAGACCGCCTGGGGCCGCACCGGCCACAAGTGGTGGGGCATCGAGCACTGGGAGGTCGAGCCCGATATCCTCACCTCGGCCAAGGGCCTGGCCAACGGGCACCCGGTCGGCCTGACCATGGCGCGGCCGGAGATCGCCGACTCCTTCCAGGGCCTGACCATCTCCACCTTCGGCGGAAACCCGGTCACGTGCGCCACCGCGAAGGCGGTGATCGAGGTCATGGAAGAGGACGACCTGCGCACCAATGCGGCCATCGTCGGCGGCTACTTCCGCCAGAAACTGGAAGAACTCCAGGAGAAACACAAGCTCATCGGCGAGGTGCGCGGCATGGGGCTGATGCAGGCGCTGGAACTGGTCGAAGACCGCGACACCAAGCAGCCTTCGCCGGCGGGCACGAACGCGGTGCTCGAGGAGTGCCGCAAAGCGGGCCTGCTGGTGGGCAAAGGCGGGCTCTACGGCAACGTCATCCGCATGTCGCCGCCGCTGAACATCACCAAGGGCGACGTGGACGAAGCCCACCGGATGCTCGACCAGGCATTCGCCGCGGTCGAGGCAGCTCGTTCGAAGGCTGCCGCCAAGGTGGAACCGGCGACTGCCGGCGCACGCTAG
- a CDS encoding PASTA domain-containing protein, producing the protein MRRFFRYVLMALVLLTVMLVSAMTAMRLAIHGREVAVPKLVGLSVEQAERITSANGLLLEAESRFYSNTVPEGHIVSQLPATGIHVRRGWKMRVAVSLGPQRAVIPDLVGQSPRAAEINVRRRGLDVGEVAMAHIPQALADVVVAQSPPPNAATVTSPKINLLVGVPEQAQAYVMPNLVGRRLAEAAQAIQQAGLKLGTVTGAANGGVPTTILKQSPPPGQRVTPGMAVSLEVAK; encoded by the coding sequence ATGCGACGCTTCTTCCGCTACGTGCTGATGGCGCTGGTGCTGCTGACGGTGATGCTGGTGTCGGCCATGACTGCCATGCGCCTGGCCATCCATGGGCGTGAGGTTGCGGTTCCCAAGCTGGTTGGTTTGAGCGTGGAGCAGGCGGAGCGCATCACCTCCGCGAACGGTCTGCTTTTGGAGGCCGAGAGCCGCTTCTACAGCAACACCGTACCGGAGGGGCACATCGTTTCGCAGTTGCCGGCGACGGGCATCCACGTGCGCCGCGGCTGGAAGATGCGCGTCGCGGTCAGCCTGGGGCCGCAGCGCGCCGTGATCCCCGACCTGGTCGGGCAAAGCCCACGCGCCGCCGAGATCAACGTTCGCCGGCGCGGCCTGGACGTGGGCGAGGTCGCGATGGCGCACATCCCCCAGGCCCTGGCGGACGTGGTTGTCGCCCAGTCGCCTCCGCCCAACGCCGCCACCGTCACGTCGCCGAAAATCAACCTGCTGGTCGGCGTGCCCGAGCAAGCCCAAGCCTACGTGATGCCCAACCTTGTCGGCCGGCGTCTGGCCGAGGCGGCGCAGGCCATCCAGCAGGCAGGGCTGAAGCTGGGTACAGTGACTGGCGCCGCGAACGGCGGTGTGCCCACCACCATCCTGAAACAATCGCCTCCGCCCGGACAGCGGGTCACGCCAGGGATGGCGGTCAGCCTCGAAGTGGCGAAGTAG
- the fmt gene encoding methionyl-tRNA formyltransferase, producing MDLVFCGTPQFAVPTLEALVREGFRVRLVVTQPDRPSGRGQEIAAPAVKRMAQSLGLPVIQPDKIKNNEEFRAQLAQLAPRAIIVVGYGRIIPTWMIELPPLGNINLHASLLPKYRGAAPIQWAIASGETVTGNTTMRINEGLDTGDILLQEEMPIAPGDTALTLAPRLAGAGARLVVETLRGLEAGRIQPRPQDDSSATLAPILKKEDGVIDFQRPAAEIVNRLRGFQPWPGAYNSFRGKNLVVHTAHAAQEKPVPPGELHVERARLLVGCGAGTVLEIVELQLEGKKRMSAQDFIHGYHLNPGERLGG from the coding sequence ATGGACCTGGTGTTTTGCGGCACACCGCAGTTCGCGGTGCCAACGCTCGAAGCGCTGGTCCGGGAAGGATTCCGCGTCCGCTTGGTCGTTACCCAACCCGACCGGCCGAGCGGGCGCGGGCAGGAAATCGCCGCCCCGGCCGTCAAGCGGATGGCCCAGTCTCTCGGCCTGCCGGTGATCCAACCCGACAAGATCAAGAACAACGAGGAATTCCGGGCTCAATTGGCGCAGCTTGCGCCGCGCGCGATCATAGTGGTCGGCTACGGCCGGATCATTCCCACGTGGATGATCGAGCTGCCGCCGCTGGGCAACATCAACCTGCACGCCTCTCTGCTGCCCAAGTATCGCGGAGCCGCGCCCATCCAGTGGGCCATCGCTTCCGGTGAGACGGTGACCGGCAATACCACCATGCGCATCAACGAGGGCCTGGACACAGGGGACATCCTGCTCCAGGAGGAAATGCCCATCGCGCCTGGGGACACTGCCCTCACGCTGGCGCCCCGGCTGGCCGGCGCCGGCGCCCGGTTGGTGGTGGAGACGCTGCGCGGCCTCGAGGCCGGACGCATCCAGCCCCGGCCGCAAGACGATTCGAGCGCGACCTTGGCGCCGATCCTGAAGAAAGAGGACGGGGTCATCGATTTCCAGCGTCCGGCGGCCGAGATCGTGAACCGGCTGCGTGGCTTCCAGCCCTGGCCGGGCGCCTACAACAGCTTCCGGGGCAAGAACCTGGTGGTGCACACGGCGCATGCTGCCCAGGAAAAGCCCGTGCCGCCGGGCGAGCTGCATGTCGAACGGGCTCGGCTGCTGGTGGGCTGCGGGGCGGGTACGGTGCTCGAGATCGTCGAGCTTCAACTCGAGGGCAAGAAGCGCATGTCGGCGCAAGACTTCATTCACGGATACCACCTGAACCCAGGCGAGCGGCTCGGCGGTTAA
- the def gene encoding peptide deformylase: MIYPIVKLGDPVLEKPSEPITVFDDQLRKLVDDMFESMYAAHGVGLAAPQIGVSKRLVVIDVTFKEDPSAKLVLVNPEIVHLEGKQRGQEGCLSIPEFREQVTRARRATVRAQDAEGNWFERSGEDLLARAFQHETDHLNGRLYISHISALKRDLMKRKIRKLVRAGEW, from the coding sequence ATGATCTACCCCATCGTGAAACTCGGCGATCCGGTGCTGGAAAAGCCGTCTGAACCGATCACCGTCTTTGATGACCAGTTGCGCAAGCTGGTGGACGACATGTTCGAATCCATGTACGCGGCGCACGGCGTCGGCCTGGCGGCTCCCCAGATCGGGGTCTCGAAGCGCCTGGTGGTGATCGACGTCACATTCAAGGAGGATCCAAGCGCTAAACTCGTACTGGTCAACCCGGAGATCGTCCACCTGGAGGGCAAGCAGCGTGGCCAGGAAGGCTGCCTCAGCATTCCCGAGTTCCGCGAGCAGGTCACGCGGGCCCGGCGAGCCACGGTTCGAGCGCAGGACGCGGAAGGCAATTGGTTCGAGAGGTCGGGCGAGGACTTGCTGGCACGGGCCTTTCAACATGAGACCGACCATTTGAACGGACGGCTCTACATCTCGCACATCAGCGCCTTGAAACGTGACCTGATGAAGCGCAAGATCCGCAAGCTGGTCCGCGCAGGAGAGTGGTGA
- a CDS encoding methylated-DNA--[protein]-cysteine S-methyltransferase, with product MSEVFYARYGSPIGPLIVGATSRGLAALEFERGRLQPRRRPGDTWVRSRNEVEAAIGELDEYFAGRRRRFTVPLDLHGTDFQLRCWRALREIPYGETITYAELARRVGSPRGFRAVGMANHDNPVAIVVPCHRVLASDGSLGGYGGGLDVKRALLQLEGALPRTLDLLPP from the coding sequence ATGAGCGAGGTGTTCTATGCACGCTACGGGTCGCCCATCGGGCCGCTGATCGTGGGCGCGACCTCGCGCGGGCTGGCCGCGCTCGAGTTCGAGCGCGGGCGCCTGCAGCCGCGCCGCCGCCCGGGGGATACCTGGGTGCGATCCAGGAACGAGGTTGAAGCGGCGATCGGCGAGCTGGACGAGTATTTCGCCGGGCGCCGCCGCCGCTTCACCGTGCCCCTGGACCTGCACGGAACCGATTTCCAGCTGCGCTGCTGGCGCGCGCTGCGGGAGATCCCCTACGGCGAAACCATCACCTACGCCGAACTGGCGCGCCGGGTGGGGAGCCCGCGCGGCTTCCGGGCTGTGGGCATGGCGAACCACGACAATCCCGTGGCCATCGTCGTGCCCTGTCATCGCGTGCTGGCCTCGGACGGCTCCCTCGGAGGCTACGGCGGCGGCCTCGACGTCAAGCGCGCCCTGCTCCAGTTGGAAGGCGCCCTGCCTCGCACCCTCGATCTCCTTCCTCCCTGA
- a CDS encoding cation diffusion facilitator family transporter: MHAHAHANQGTSRILRVALLLTFAYIVLLVVTGIRAHSLALLSEAGHNLSDFLALLLSWVALFFQGRPPSSTKTYGYQRTGVLAAFINALSLVVIAFLIFYEAGRRLYQPAPVHANVMMVVAAVGIALNGVIAALLFRSRGDVNIRSSFIHMLGDTLSTAAVLVGGWAILLTGQSWIDPALSFGIGALIVWSSFGIISETLNILLEGTPRGMEMDHIAQEIRAIPGVLDVHDLHAWSLGSESHALSCHIQIADIPPSESESILRQVNERLAQAFHIFHTTIQFEHAVCDVAHGCVVPVIGEEHTH, encoded by the coding sequence ATGCACGCGCATGCGCATGCCAACCAGGGGACGTCGCGCATCTTGCGTGTCGCGCTGCTGCTCACCTTCGCGTACATCGTGCTGCTGGTCGTCACCGGCATCCGCGCGCATTCCCTGGCGCTGCTGTCCGAGGCCGGACACAATCTCTCCGACTTTCTCGCGCTGCTCCTCTCCTGGGTGGCGCTGTTCTTTCAGGGCCGCCCGCCCAGTTCGACCAAGACCTACGGCTATCAGCGGACGGGGGTGCTGGCGGCGTTCATCAACGCGCTGTCGCTGGTGGTGATCGCGTTCCTTATCTTCTACGAGGCCGGGCGGCGGCTTTACCAGCCTGCGCCGGTGCACGCCAACGTCATGATGGTGGTCGCCGCCGTCGGCATCGCGCTCAACGGCGTGATCGCCGCGCTGCTGTTTCGCAGCCGCGGTGACGTGAACATCCGCAGCTCCTTCATCCATATGCTCGGCGACACGCTATCCACCGCCGCCGTCCTGGTCGGCGGCTGGGCCATCCTGTTGACCGGTCAGAGCTGGATCGACCCGGCGCTTTCCTTCGGCATCGGTGCGCTGATCGTGTGGTCGTCGTTCGGCATCATCAGCGAGACCCTCAACATCCTGCTGGAAGGCACGCCGCGCGGGATGGAAATGGACCACATCGCCCAGGAGATCCGCGCCATCCCCGGCGTGCTCGACGTGCACGACTTGCACGCCTGGAGCCTGGGCTCGGAGAGCCACGCCCTCTCCTGCCACATCCAGATCGCCGACATCCCTCCCTCGGAGAGCGAGAGCATCCTCCGCCAGGTGAACGAGCGCCTGGCGCAAGCTTTCCACATCTTCCATACCACCATCCAGTTCGAGCACGCCGTGTGCGATGTGGCGCACGGCTGCGTCGTGCCTGTCATTGGAGAAGAGCACACCCACTGA
- a CDS encoding FixH family protein gives MKRLLAAFAISAVLLNGCNQERRAEKKPSASGVILSTTVAPGSAFQMSVSFDPAQPRMSTKTKFRITLLDPAGAPVSGAQVQASLVMPLMDMGKNGFPLPQAGIGEYEGTGQFTMSGEWEAVFIATAAGKTGKTTFNVRVED, from the coding sequence ATGAAACGTCTGCTCGCTGCGTTCGCGATCTCCGCGGTCCTCCTGAATGGTTGTAACCAGGAACGACGCGCCGAAAAGAAGCCTTCTGCGAGCGGCGTGATCCTTTCCACCACGGTGGCGCCTGGTTCCGCCTTCCAGATGTCGGTCTCCTTCGATCCGGCCCAGCCCCGGATGTCGACGAAAACAAAGTTCCGCATCACGCTGCTGGACCCCGCGGGCGCGCCGGTTTCCGGTGCGCAGGTGCAAGCCTCCCTGGTCATGCCGCTCATGGATATGGGCAAGAACGGTTTCCCGCTGCCGCAGGCCGGGATCGGCGAGTACGAGGGGACGGGGCAGTTCACCATGTCCGGCGAATGGGAGGCAGTGTTCATCGCGACCGCCGCAGGCAAGACCGGGAAGACGACTTTTAACGTCCGCGTCGAGGACTAG